A window of Mercenaria mercenaria strain notata chromosome 16, MADL_Memer_1, whole genome shotgun sequence contains these coding sequences:
- the LOC128549375 gene encoding A disintegrin and metalloproteinase with thrombospondin motifs gon-1-like: MEFNDINTKPSSDCETTFYENMKITSAPLQSSASSKPEQTVNEEGLYEQLRLKKKTQLKEDTLQRIKLFMYINFALGSVLCVTVIALIIVVAVPKHQDVDGGWTSWGNWVSCSESCGGGVQSRARTCSNPLPSLSGKYCHGSPVEVKTCNRESCTGICLTQNPFMTCFCILLDGGWSLWENWGLCTESCGVGVRTRSRSCTSPTPSLTGRSCVGDYTDVSTCNRTTCPQHIVAFTAYNIYRNSSVFTALLFRNTYTNFGNAYNTTTGKFVCNVPGVYHFVVTLTKYFQDIGFINAYLRINGSTKLYLHINPEDDNSNEVGAYMLTGAGTYHLDRNDVVYVYGIPNYFYYGSYSYFTGFLIIPDQ, translated from the exons ATGGAATTCAATGACATTAATACGAAACCTAGTAGTGATTGTGAGACGACTTTCTATGAGAATATGAAAATAACCTCTGCACCTCTTCAAAGTTCTGCAAGTTCAAAACCTGAACAAACAGTGAATGAGGAAGGACTGTATGAGCAGTtaagattaaaaaagaaaacgcAATTAAAAGAAGATACACTCCAACGCATTAAATTGTTTATGTATATTAATTTTGCCTTGGGTAGTGTGTTATGCGTTACAGTCATTGCTTTGATAATCGTTGTTGCTGTACCAAAACACCAAG ATGTAGATGGTGGATGGACAAGTTGGGGAAATTGGGTTTCGTGTAGTGAAAGCTGCGGTGGAGGAGTGCAAAGTCGAGCTCGGACATGTTCAAATCCATTACCATCACTGTCTGGGAAATATTGTCACGGAAGTCCCGTAGAAGTGAAAACATGTAACAGGGAGTCATGTACAG GTATATGCTTAACACAAAATCCATTTATgacttgtttttgtattttactaGATGGCGGTTGGTCTCTTTGGGAAAACTGGGGATTATGCACTGAGAGCTGCGGTGTTGGTGTACGTACACGATCAAGATCCTGTACCAGTCCAACGCCTTCATTGACTGGTCGATCATGTGTAGGAGATTATACTGATGTTAGCACATGTAACAGGACAACGTGTCCTC AGCACATAGTGGCATTCACAGCGTACAATATATACCGTAATTCGTCAGTCTTCACAGCCCTCTTGTTCCGGAACACCTACACTAACTTTGGAAATGCATATAACACCACCACAGGGAAATTTGTATGTAACGTGCCTGGAGTGTACCATTTTGTTGTGActttaacaaagtattttcaagaTATTGGCTTTATAAATGCCTATTTAAGAATCAATGGCAGCACTAAGCTTTACCTGCACATAAATCCTGAAGACGATAACAGCAATGAAGTTGGAGCATACATGTTGACTGGTGCTGGTACCTACCATCTAGACCGGAATGATGTCGTATATGTTTATGGCATTCCTAACTATTTTTATTATGGTTCTTATTCTTACTTCACTGGATTCTTGATAATCCCAGATCAATAA